From a single Thermothielavioides terrestris NRRL 8126 chromosome 1, complete sequence genomic region:
- a CDS encoding 60S acidic ribosomal protein P1, translated as MSTAEQATSYAALILADDGVEITADKIQTLIKAANVADVEPIWASLFAKALEGKDVKDLLSAVGSGGGAAAAPAAGAAAAAGGAAAEEVKEEAKEEEKEESDEDMGFGLFD; from the exons ATGTCTACCGCTGAGCAGGCCACTTCGTACGCGGCGCTGATCCTCGCCGATGACGGTGTTGAGATCACT GCCGACAAGATCCAGACCCTCATCAAGGCCGCCAACGTTGCCGATGTTGAGCCTATCTGGGCCTCATTATTCGCCAAG GCTCTTGAGGGCAAGGACGTGAAGGACCTTCTTTCCGCCGTCGGCTCCGGCggtggtgccgctgccgcccccgcggccggcgctgctgctgctgctggcggcgctgccgccgaggaggtcaaGGAGGAGGCGAAGGAAGAGG AGAAGGAGGAGTCGGACGAGGACATGGGTTTCGGTCTCTTCGACTAA